In a genomic window of Bordetella petrii:
- a CDS encoding efflux RND transporter permease subunit — translation MAKFFIDRPVFAWVVAIVLMMAGALAILQLPVAQYPNIASPAISIRVNYPGASAQTVQDSVVQVIEQQMNGIDNLNYISSESNSDGSMSITLTFAQGTDPDTAQVQVQNKLAVAQPLLPLEVQQQGIRVSKATKNFLIVAGFISTDGSMAKEDLANYVAANVQDPVSRTAGVGDFQLFGSQYAMRIWLDPDKLLAFDLTTVDVMNAVKEQNVQVSSGELGGLPAMRGQQLNATIIGPSRLQTPEEFGRILLKVNADGSQVRLSDVARVSLGAQSYSIDSYYNGKPASGLAIKLAPGANALDTVDAVRDTINRLKPFFPPGMDVVYPYDTSPFVALSIESVIHTLIEAIILVFLVMYLFLQNLRATLIPTLAVPVVLLGTFGVLAAFGYSINTLTMFGMVLAIGLLVDDAIVVVENVERVMVEEGLSPRQATRKSMGQITGALIGIALVLSAVFVPMAFFGGSTGVIYRQFSITIVSSMVLSVLVAIIFTPALCATLLKRVPKGHHAARTGFFGWFNRFFERSTHGYANSVARGLGRTKRLMLIYLVLLVAMGWMFTRIPTSFLPNEDQGILFAQVQAPAGATAERTSHTVEAATRYLLEDEKDAVASVFAVHGFSFGGRGQNSAILFIKLRDWKERGDAALKVGALAQRANAYFATHLHDARVTAFAPPAVMELGNALGFDFQLMDQAGLGHERLAQARDQFLAEASKSPKLVGVRLNGMEDAPQYQLDIDREKARALGVSISDINSTLSTAWGGSYANDFLDRGRVKKVYVQGEAAARMLPSDLDKWYVRNQSGGMVPFSAFASAHWTYGPQRLDRYNGVPSFNIQGQAAPGYSSGEAMAEMERIAATMPTGVGFQWTGLSYEERLSGSQAPALYAISLIVVFLCLAALYESWAIPTSVMLVVPLGVIGVLAATLLRGLSNDVYFQVGLLTTVGLSAKNAILIVEFAKAHYEEGASLVEAAVHAARQRLRPILMTSMAFILGVVPLAISSGAGSGSQHAIGTGVIGGMLAGTFLAIFFVPAFFVVMLRLFKVKRYSERHDDDDDGEDGEDDPQDVAALPPAPSAQPGEQPQ, via the coding sequence ATGGCCAAGTTTTTCATCGACCGGCCGGTTTTTGCCTGGGTGGTCGCCATCGTGCTGATGATGGCGGGCGCGCTGGCGATCCTGCAATTGCCGGTGGCGCAGTATCCGAACATCGCCTCGCCGGCCATCAGCATCCGGGTCAACTATCCGGGCGCGTCGGCACAGACGGTGCAGGACAGCGTGGTGCAGGTCATCGAGCAGCAGATGAACGGCATCGACAACCTGAACTACATCTCGTCGGAAAGCAACTCCGACGGCAGCATGTCCATCACGCTGACCTTTGCGCAGGGCACCGATCCGGATACCGCCCAGGTGCAGGTGCAGAACAAGCTGGCGGTGGCGCAGCCGCTGCTGCCACTCGAAGTGCAGCAGCAGGGCATACGCGTCAGCAAGGCCACCAAAAACTTCCTGATCGTGGCCGGCTTTATTTCCACCGACGGCAGCATGGCCAAGGAAGACCTGGCCAACTATGTGGCGGCCAACGTGCAGGATCCGGTCAGCCGCACCGCCGGGGTGGGCGACTTCCAGTTGTTCGGCTCGCAGTACGCCATGCGCATCTGGCTCGACCCCGACAAGCTGCTGGCGTTCGACCTGACCACGGTCGATGTCATGAACGCTGTCAAAGAGCAGAACGTGCAGGTGTCGTCCGGTGAACTGGGCGGGCTGCCGGCCATGCGCGGCCAGCAGCTCAACGCCACCATCATCGGCCCGTCGCGCCTGCAGACGCCCGAAGAGTTCGGCAGGATACTGCTCAAAGTGAACGCCGATGGCTCGCAGGTGCGCTTGTCCGACGTGGCGCGCGTTTCGCTGGGTGCTCAGAGCTATTCCATCGACAGCTACTACAACGGCAAGCCCGCGTCGGGCCTGGCCATCAAGCTGGCGCCGGGCGCCAATGCGCTGGACACGGTCGACGCGGTGCGCGACACCATCAACCGGCTCAAGCCGTTCTTCCCGCCCGGCATGGACGTGGTCTACCCGTACGACACCTCGCCGTTCGTGGCCTTGTCGATCGAAAGCGTGATCCACACGCTGATCGAGGCCATCATCCTGGTGTTCCTGGTGATGTACCTGTTCCTGCAGAATCTGCGGGCCACGCTGATACCCACGCTGGCCGTGCCAGTCGTGCTGCTGGGAACCTTCGGCGTGCTGGCCGCCTTCGGTTATTCCATCAACACCCTGACCATGTTCGGCATGGTGCTGGCCATTGGCCTGCTGGTGGACGACGCTATCGTGGTGGTGGAAAACGTCGAGCGCGTCATGGTCGAAGAGGGCCTGTCGCCCCGGCAGGCCACGCGCAAGTCCATGGGCCAGATTACCGGCGCGCTGATCGGCATTGCCCTGGTGCTGTCGGCCGTGTTCGTGCCGATGGCCTTCTTCGGCGGCTCTACCGGCGTGATCTACCGGCAGTTCTCGATCACCATCGTCTCGTCGATGGTGCTGTCGGTGCTGGTGGCCATCATTTTCACGCCGGCCTTGTGCGCCACGCTGCTCAAGCGCGTGCCGAAGGGGCACCACGCGGCCCGGACGGGCTTTTTCGGCTGGTTCAACCGCTTCTTCGAACGCTCTACCCACGGCTACGCCAATTCGGTGGCGCGCGGGCTTGGCCGCACCAAGCGCCTGATGCTCATCTACCTGGTGCTGCTGGTGGCCATGGGCTGGATGTTCACGCGCATCCCTACGTCGTTCCTGCCCAATGAAGACCAGGGCATTCTGTTTGCCCAGGTGCAGGCGCCGGCCGGCGCCACGGCCGAGCGCACCAGCCACACCGTCGAGGCCGCCACGCGCTATCTGCTCGAAGACGAAAAAGACGCGGTGGCGTCTGTCTTCGCGGTGCACGGCTTCAGTTTCGGCGGCCGCGGCCAGAATTCGGCCATCCTGTTCATCAAGCTGCGCGACTGGAAAGAGCGCGGCGACGCCGCGCTGAAGGTTGGCGCGCTGGCCCAGCGCGCCAACGCCTACTTCGCCACGCACCTGCATGACGCCCGCGTCACCGCTTTTGCGCCGCCCGCCGTCATGGAACTGGGCAATGCGCTGGGCTTCGACTTCCAGCTGATGGACCAGGCCGGCCTGGGCCACGAGCGCCTGGCCCAGGCGCGCGACCAGTTTCTGGCCGAGGCCTCGAAAAGCCCCAAGCTGGTGGGCGTGCGGCTCAACGGCATGGAAGATGCGCCGCAGTACCAGTTGGACATCGACCGCGAAAAGGCCCGTGCGCTGGGCGTGTCGATTTCCGACATCAACAGCACGCTGTCCACCGCGTGGGGCGGATCGTACGCCAACGATTTCCTCGACCGCGGCCGTGTGAAGAAGGTGTACGTGCAGGGCGAAGCCGCGGCGCGCATGCTGCCGTCGGACCTCGACAAATGGTATGTGCGCAACCAGTCCGGCGGCATGGTGCCGTTCTCGGCCTTCGCCTCGGCACACTGGACCTACGGTCCGCAGCGGCTGGACCGCTACAACGGCGTGCCTTCATTCAACATCCAGGGCCAGGCCGCGCCGGGCTACAGCTCGGGCGAGGCCATGGCCGAGATGGAGCGCATCGCCGCCACCATGCCGACCGGCGTGGGCTTTCAGTGGACCGGCCTGTCGTACGAAGAGCGCCTGTCCGGCTCGCAGGCCCCGGCGCTGTACGCGATTTCGCTGATCGTGGTGTTCCTGTGCCTGGCCGCTCTGTACGAAAGCTGGGCGATCCCGACCTCCGTCATGCTGGTGGTGCCGCTGGGCGTTATCGGGGTGCTGGCCGCCACGCTGCTGCGCGGCCTGTCCAATGACGTGTATTTCCAGGTGGGTCTGTTGACCACGGTGGGGCTCAGCGCCAAGAACGCGATCCTGATCGTGGAATTCGCCAAGGCCCACTACGAAGAGGGCGCCAGCCTGGTCGAGGCCGCCGTGCACGCGGCGCGCCAGCGCTTGCGGCCCATCCTGATGACGTCAATGGCGTTCATCCTGGGCGTGGTGCCGCTGGCCATTTCGTCCGGGGCGGGCTCGGGCAGCCAGCACGCCATCGGCACCGGGGTGATCGGCGGCATGCTGGCCGGCACCTTCCTGGCCATTTTCTTCGTGCCGGCCTTCTTTGTGGTGATGCTGCGCCTCTTCAAGGTCAAGCGTTACAGCGAACGCCACGATGACGACGACGACGGCGAAGACGGCGAAGACGACCCGCAGGATGTCGCCGCCCTGCCGCCCGCGCCTTCGGCGCAGCCGGGGGAGCAACCGCAATGA